The nucleotide sequence CGTCGACCCGTGTGCGTGGGCGCGCGACCGCGCGTGCCGAACCCGGCGGGGCCGCGCCCGACTTCGCGCGGACGTGACCCCGCGTGCTGGGCCCGGCCCGCCGTCGACGCGCTCCCCGCACGTGCTCGCGATCCCGCAGACGAACCCGGTGGCGCCGCGCCCCCACACGCCCCGCGAACCGGCCGCGCACGGCGTCGGTTCCGTACATGACGGTGCCCCCGGCGTCGGCCCCGTTGACGCCGGAGGCACCGTGGGCCCGGCATGCCTGCGTCCCGGTTGTCCTTCACGGGGCGCGGCGCGGGCCGTCCGGAGGGGGTGGTGCCACGGTCAGGCCGGGACCACCTCCCGCTCGTCCTCCTCGTACGCCGCGCGCACCGCGGCCATGAAGTCGCGGGCCACCGGCTCGCCCGACCACGGCGTCAACCGCCGCTGGAAGTCGCGCAGATACTCCTGGCCGCGCTCCGAGTGCAGCCGCACGACCAGCCCGAGCGCGTCGCTCGCGACCGCGCACGCCTCGTCGAGCCGGTTCTGCTGGAGGTGGGCGGTCGCCAGCAGCAGCGTGTCGACCGCACGCCGGCGCACGCGCGTCTCGGCATGCCCTTCGAGGGCCGCCCGCGCCGCCTCCTCGGCCTGTCGGGGCCGGTCGAGATCGCGGTAGCAGTGCGCGAACTCGTCGGCCAGGTAAGCCCGGTCGAAGTGGGCTATCCAGGTCGGGTCGTCCTCGGGGCGCGAGTGCTCCATCGCCGTCTCGGCCCGCGCCAGCGCGCTCTCGCAGGCGCGCATGTCGCCCAACTGCGCGTGCCCGCGCGCCTCCGCGGCGTGGAACATCGCCATCGTCGTCGCGGTCGCGCCCTGCCCGGTCGCGATCGACTTCGACCCTTCCTGTGCGGCACGTGCCAATTGCGTTATCTCGCGCGGGTTTCCGAGGTTGCCGGCCAGGTGGCTCATCCCGGCGGCGAGCACATAGCCGCCGTACGGCCGGTCCCCCGCCGCCTGCGCGAGCCGCAGCGCCTGGATGTAGTAGCGCTGCGCCAGACCGGGCTGCCCGGTGTCGACGGCCATGTAGCCGGCCAGTTCGGTCAGCCGCGACACCGCCGCGAACAAATCGCGCCCGGTCGCGTCGCCGTACGTCCCGTTCAACAGCCCCGAGACGACCGACCCGAGGTAGTGCACGACCACCGGGCGGATGTGCCCCGCGCCGAAGCGGTGGTCGAGCACCGACAGCATCTCGGTCGTGGCCCGCACCGCCTCCACGTCGGTCGCCCCGACGCGGGGGCCGCCGGCCCGGGACACCTCCGCGTCCGGCGCGGTGATCAGCCAGTCGCGGCTCGGCGCGACCAGCGCGGCCACCGCGACCGACGAATTCAGCAGGAAGTCACGGCGGTTGACGTCGCTGCGCCACAACTCCGTGACCACGTCGACGGTCGCGGCCGGTGTCGGGGCGAACTGCAGCCCGACATTGGTCGCCAGGCTCCGCCCGTCGGCCATGCCGATCTCGTCGACCGTCACCGGGCGGCCCAGTTTGCGGCCGAGGGCCTCGGCGATCAGGTTCGGCACCGCGCCGCGCGGCTGCTGGCCGCGCAGCCAGCGGGCCACGGACGTCTTGTCGTAGCGCAGGTCCATGCCCTGCTCGGCGCCACACATGTTGACGCGCCGCGCGAGGCCGGCGTTGGAGCATCCCGCCTCGTGTATCAGCGACGCGAGGCGTTCGTTGGGCTGGCGTGTCACGAGCGACCGTGCGGCCATCGGCGTCCTCCCCTGTGGAGCCGCTCCGGAGTCCCGGCCTGCCGCTCCTGTCTGCTGTGTGCCTTGCGGTCGAACTCCCTTCGGAGCCAAGGTCCGAAGAAAACCGGTACATCGTTCGTGACGGACGGTAGCCACTCGAACGCACCCGCCGATAGCCTCCCGACACCCTGCGCCCCTGTCGCCGCATCCGTGCGCCCCCGGTGCGCCCGGCCGTACGGTCCAGGCGCGAACGGCCGCCGCACGGGCGGAACGGGGTGCCCGCGGGCGCTCGAACGCCATGACGGAATCATCGAAATAGTCGGTGAATCACGTGAGTTGACACAGTTGAGCATGATCGTCCCGACATGCTCGGGAAGGGAAGACCCGCGCGGCACCGAAGCTGACAGCCACTCTTTCGAGTGATTTTGGTCAAGTGAGCGAATCCCGTGTGCGCCCCCAGTAACCAATGCGCCGTCGCGCAGTTGTGAGGGCGTGGAAGAGAACCTCGGGGGTTCGCGGCACACCCGCGACACATCGCGCGACACATTGGCAGAGGCGGCCGTCCGCTACGCGGAGGAACGCCATTGGGACGTCGCTCCGGGAGCGTCCGTCGAGAGCACCGCCACGGGCCGCCGGTGCAGTTGCGGGCATTCCGCGTGCGCCGCCCCCGGCGCGCACCCTCGGCACCGCGACTGGGCCGCGCAGGCCGCCGGCAGTCCCGGCACGATCCGCCGCTGGTGGGCCGACCACCCCGGGGCGGCGATCCTGTTGCCCACCGGCCGCGCCTTCGACGTCATCGACGTCGCGGAACCCGCCGGATGCCTCGCCCTCGCGCGTCTCGAACGCCTCGGGCTGCCGCTCGGCCCGGTCATCGCGACGCCCGGCCGGCGCCTCCAGTTCCTCGTCATGCCGGGCGCCCGCGACAAGATGCCCGACCTGCTGCGGCGCAGCGGCTGGGGCGCGCCCGCCATCGACATGGTGTGCCGGGGCGACGGCGACTACGTCGTCGCCCCGCCGTCCCCGATGGGCTCCGGCGGCATCGCGACCTGGGCCCGCGAACCCACGACGGCCAACCGGTGGCTCCCCGAGGCCCGCGAGCTGGTCGACCCGATCGCGTACGCGTGCACCCAGTCGGCCTCCCGCACGCGCCCCCGGCGCACGGCGGCCCGCGCGGTTCGCTGACGCGGTGACGGGCGCGGCTCACCGATCCTCGCCGCCGGGCACGGGACGCGGCAGACCGGCCGCGGTCGGTGTGGCGAGAACCGGCGAATCCGTGTGGCCGCCGCACCGGACAAACGGCTGACCCTCCGTCACCCGCGTCGCCGCCTGGCGTGGACGCGGCTTGCGCCTTGCGGCTGTCGGCTGTCGGTCGTCGGCTGTCGCGATCACGCCCGGGACCGGCACGCCCGCACGCGTGGGCCCCGCTGAGGCGGTGACCCGAGGGACCACCGGTCACCACCGTGTCCGCCATTTCTGGTGCGTCCGGTGTGTCCGGTGTGTCCGGGACCGACGCCTCGACCGAGGCATCGCCGGACAGGCCGGACACCGCAGGCCCCGGGGCGGTCGGTGTCCCCGGGGCCTGCGGTGTCCTGTCGGCGTCTCGCCGAAGTTCGGCCGATGTTCGAGCGATGTTCGGCGACCGTCGGCGGAGAATTCGACCGATGTTCCGCGGCCCGCGCGGTACGGGTCAGCCGGCCGTCGCCGGCACCGCGGCCGCCGTCTGCTCGGCGGGCGGCGCCACGCCGCGGCGTACCTCGCCCACGGCCGGGAGGAACAGGCAGCACAGGCCCGCCACCAGCGACGAGATGCCGATGACCAGGAAGACCGTCTGCGGCACGACCTTGAGGAAGATCAGGCTGGTGAACAGCACGCCGCCGACGTTGCCGAACGCGCCGACCAGGCCCGAGATCTGGCCCGACACGCGGTGCTGGATCTGCGGCACGATCGCGTACACCGCGCCGTTGCCGCCCTGGATGAACACCGAGGCCAGCGCGAGCAGCGCGACGCTCTGCCACACGGGCCAGCCGGAGTCGATGCGCCACAGCACCAGGTAGCACAGGAACGCCCCGAGGAGCAGCCCCAGCAGCGTGAGCTTGCGGCGCCCCGTGCGGTCCGAGAGCCACCCGCCGAACGGGCGCGTGACCAGGTTGGTGCCGGCGAAGCACGCCGCCGCGGTGGCCGCGGTCGTGGTGTCCATGTCGAACAGCGTGCCGAAGAAGTTCGGCAGCCAGGCCGCCATCGTCAGCTCCGCACCGAAGGTGACCAGGTACGCCACCGCCAGCAGCCCCACCGCGGCGAACGGGTAGTGCTCCAGCTCGGGCCGTTCACCGCGCAGCACCCCGCGGTTCGACTTGACCACCGCGAAGATCTGGTACGCGAGCCACAGCGCGACAACGGCGTACAGCACCACCGCGGTCGGATCGTTGACGACGCCGGAGAACGTCTTCGTACCCGCGGGCGTGGTCGCGGTGTAGTCCGCGTTGAGGCGGTACACGACGAACCCGAGCGCGACCGCGAGCGGCACCTGGAGGGCCATCAGGCCGAATACGGCCGGCCGGCTGGTGACCTGGAGCCCGGGTTTGCGCGCGGGGCGCTCGTACGTCTTGCCGTCGGGAACGTCGCGCGCCATCGCCAGGAAGCACACCCCGTACACCGCGGCCAGCACGCCCGCGAAGCCGACGCCCCAGCGCCACGCGCCCTCGCCGTCCGCGAGCGCCGCCACGAAGACCGGCAGCGTCAGCGCCGCGGCGGCGGAGCCGAAGTTGCCCCAACCGCCGTAGTAGCCCTCCGCGGTGCCCAACTCGCGCTTGGGGAACCACTCGGCGACCAGCCGGATGCCGACCACGAAGCCCGCGCCGACGATGCTCACCATGAGGCGGCTGATCACCAGCATCGAATACGACTGCGCCAGCGCGAAGATGGTGTTCGGGACCGCCGCGAAGATCAGGAGAGCGCCGTAGACGCGGCGCGGGCCGTACCGGTCGACGAGCAGGCCGATCAGGGTGCGCGCCGGGATGGTCAGGGCGATGTTGCACAGCGCCAGCGTGGCCTTCTGGCCCCCGGTCAGATGGAATTCCTCGCCGATGTCGTCGATGAACGGCGCCATGTCGAACCACAGGACGAAGCTCACCAGGAACGCCAGCATCGCCAGGTGCAGCATGCGGTAGCGCCCGCGGAACGACAGCAGCGCGCGCAGCTTCGGCGGCTCGTCGGCGGCGTCGGTGGTCGCGGGGTTGGCCATGGGGTCCTCCGTCGGTGCCTCTGGGCGGAGCGTCGGTTCCTGTCGGACCTCAGCGACGGTGCCAAGCCCGTGTTTCCCGGGAACGTCACGTCATGGCGGACAAAGAAACAATCCGTTCATTCCGGAATGCTCACCGCGTGAGGAAACGCGCGTGGGATCCGCGCGCCGACGGGCGGCCGACCGCCCGGGGGCGCGACCGACCCGCGCATCGGGCACCGACGCGCGACGGTCTTGTCCGGGCCGCCTTCGACCTTGACCGTGTGATCGGCGAGCGGCCCGTACCGCCGCGTCCGCCCGCGGAGCCGCACACCGTGCGGCGCGGGCGGGACGCGCACGAGGCCGCAGTGCTCACCCCGAGACTTTCCTGCCCGTGCAGTGCCCATTTCCGTGGCTCTGCCGCCCGGTGCGGCGTGCCCACGTCCGGGCCGCGCGCCGTCGCCTCGTCGGAGGAGACCCGCGCACGCTCGCGCGCACGAGGTTGTGTCCGAGTCGCCGAGGCGCGAGATCCCCGGGCCACGGTGGAGGGCCAGTTCCGGCGTATGCCTCCGCCGTCCCGGCAATCGGCGATTTTCGCCCCGCGCCCACACGTCAGGGCACGCGTCAGGGCCGCGTGGGGCGGGTGCGTCGTGCCGACGCACGCGCCCCACGCGGGAGAACCCGCCCGCTACCCGCCGATCACCGTGCGGCGACGAACACGTGTGCGGCGATGTCCGGCGAAAGCTCCGCCGCCTCGCCGCCACTGCCCGCCATGACGCCGCCCGGCGACTCGTGCACACTCACCACCGCGCCCGGGCGGACCCCGGCGCGCCGCAGCGTGTACATCAGCTGGGCGTCGGTCTGCAGCGGCTCGCCGATGCGGCGCACCACCACGTTCTTGCCCTCGGGCCCCGCGACGTCCAGCAGCGTCCCCAGGCCGTGCATGAAGTCGTCCGCGTGCATCTCGCGGTCGAGCTCCTCCAGGCCCGGGATGGGGTTGCCGTACGGCGACTCCTTCGGGTGATGCAGCAGTTCGAGCAGCCTGCGCTCGACCTGCTCGCTCATCACGTGTTCCCACCGGCACGCTTCCGCGTGCACCTGCTCCCAGGGCAACCCGATGACGTCGACGAGCAGGCACTCGGCGAGCCGGTGCTTGCGCATGACGCGTGTGGCGAGGTGCCTGCCTTCGTCGGTCAACTCCAGATGCCGGTCGCCTTCGACGGTGAGCAGACCGTCGCGCTCCATGCGCGCGACGGTCTGGCTGACGGTCGGTCCGCTCTGCCCGAGCCGTTCGGCGATGCGGGCGCGCAGCGGGACCACGCCCTCCTCTTCCAGCTCGAAAATGGTCCGGAGGTACATCTCCGTGGTGTCGATGAGTGCACTCACGACCGCCAGCTCCGTTTCTTCGTGGTCCTGCCCCCAATTCTGTCCCACCGACGCGGCGGCCGGGACCGTCCGCACGTATGAGGACGACGCGTCGGGAGCACCCGCGCCGAACTCACCCCGGCGGGTACGCCGCCCGCTCCGGCGCGCTGTGTCACGACAACGTCCCGGGAGCGTGTTCTGCTCCCGATCGGGCCCACCGGGTTGTGCCCGGAGGGAAGCGTACGGCGGACCCGCGGGCCGTGCCGACCGCTCGGACCCGCGCATGGGCAGGCCGCGGGTGTGGGTCTGCAACCCAACCACATCGCCCTCCCCCGGCACACCTGTCACGCCGCTTCCGCGGTGCCCGCGCCACCCCCGCCCCGGCCCGCTCGCGCGCGGTCGGGACGCGGCACGGCTGGGTACGGTGAAGTGCATGGCAGAGGCTGACAGTACGTTCCGCGCCCTCGACACCCTCACCGTCGCGAGGCGCTTCAACGGCCCTCCGAGGTCGGGCAACGGAGGATATGTCGCGGGTCTGCTCGCCCGCCAGACACCGGACGCGTCGGCCACGGTCACCCTGCGGCTGCCGCCCCCGCTGGAGCGCGAGATGCGCGTGCGGGACGACGACGGCGCCACCCGCCTCTACGACGGAACCGCGCTGATCGCCGAGGCCGTGCGGGCCGACACGGCGACCGCGAACGCCTTCGCGCCCATCGACCCCGTGCCGTACGACACGGCCGCCGAGGCGTCCGCGGCCTTTCTCGCCGCGCGCCACCGCCACCCGTACCCGACCTGCTTCGTGTGCGGGACCAGCCGCGTGGAGGGCGACGGCATGCGGCTGTTCCCCGGCAGGCTGCCGGGGCGGCCCGACACGACGGCGTGCGCGTGGGTGCCGGACCCGTCGCTCGCCGGCCCCGACGGTGTGCGCGTCCGGCCCGAGTTCGTGTGGGCCGCGCTGGACTGCCCCGGTGCGTGGACCGCCCTCGACTCCGCGACCCCGGCCCTCCTCCTCGGCCGCATCACCGCCCGGGTCGACGCCCTGCCGTACCTCGGCGAACGCTGCGTCGTGATGGGCCATCTCCTGGCCCGCGAGGGGCGCAAGGTGCACACGGCGACGACGCTGTACGACGGCGACGGGCGCGTCGCCGGGCACGCGGAAGCCGTGTGGATCGAGCCGCGCCGGAGCTGATCGACCGCTCGGCTCCGCGCCTCGCCCGACCCGCCTTGCACCGCGCTCCGCAACCACGGCGGCGCCGGATTCTCGCGGTCCCGGGGCCGCGCCGCGGAAATCACCGCGACGGCACCGGCCCGGGAGCCCCCTCACGGCGTCGGGTTCCGCGCGTCGTAGTGCCAGAACCCGCGCCACCGCAGCACCAGCAGCAGCACCGCGACCACGCACGCGAGGCCGCCGCCGATCACCGCGACGCGCTCGGTCGTCAGCGTCGCGATGCTGCCGGAGCCGAAGTCGCCGAGCCGGGGGCCGCCCGCCACCACGACGGTGAAGACGCCCGCGAGGCGCCCGCGCATCTCGTCCGGCGTCGCGACCTGCAGGATCGTGTTGCGGAAGACACCACTGATGGTGTCCGCGCAGCCCGCGACGGCGAGGAAGACCAGCCCCAGCCACAGCCACCGCGTCGTGCCGAACGCCGCGATCGCGAGCCCCCACGCGACGATCGACCAGATGACCGCGCGCCCCTGGTGGCGGACGCGGCCGAGCCAGCCGGAGAAGAACGCGCCCACGAAACCGCCGACGGCGGGCGCGGCGGCGAGCAGCCCGACGGTCTTGGCGTCGCCTCCGTACCAGGCCGCCGCGACAGCCGGGAAGAGTGCGCGCGGCATACCGAAGGCCATCGCGGCGATGTCGGCCATGAAGGTCATGCGGACATTGGGGCGCGTCCGCAGATAACGGAAGCCCTCGGCGACCGAGGCCCGCTTGGCCGGTCCCGTGGCGCCGTCCGCCCGGAGCGGCGGCATCGACGGAAGCCGCCACATGGCGTACAGCGCGAAGCCGAAGCCCAGCGCGTCGACGACGTACACGGCCTGCGTGCTCCACACGCCGATCACCAGGCCCGCCAGCAACGGGCCGGCCGTCATGCTGACCGTCATGCTCAGCATCGACAGCGCGTTGGCGGCGGGCAGGTGCTCGGCGGGCAGCAGACGCGGGATCATCGCCGCGCGCGTCGGACTGTTGACCGCGAAGAACCCCGACTGGAGGGCCACCACCGCGTACAGCAGCCACACCTGCCGCAGCCCCGCGACCGCCTGCACCGCGAGGATCAGGCTCATCACCGACAGCCCGGTCGAGGTGATCATCCCGAGCCTGCGCCGGTCCACGCTGTCGGCGACCGCCCCGCCGACCAGCCCGAAGAAGATGAGCGGCCCCAGCGAGAACAGCCCGACGAGGCCGACCGAGAAATTCGACCCGGTGAGGTCGTACGCCTGCACCGCGACCGCGAGCGCGGTCATCTGCTGGCCCAGCGAGCTGATCGTCGCCCCGGACCACAGCCGCCGGTAGTCCGCCGACATCCGCAGCGGCGTCACATCCGCGACCACGGCCCCCGCGAGCCGCCGGAACCGCCCGCCCGAAGACCCCTTCGGCGGCGCGGGCCCGTCGGCGACCGGTACGGCGGTTTCCGGTACGGCGGTTTCCGGTACGGCGGTTTCCGGTACGGCGGTTTCCGCTGCGGAGCCGCCGGGCGACGTCTCGGGCGTCACGGGCTCAGGGGTCACAGGCACCCCGCGACTCAACCGCGCCGACTCCCGGCCGCCTACCCCCGACCCGCGTGACATCCCCCACGCCCACCCCGGACGGGCAACCGTCGCCGGACCGCCGCGTATTCCCCGCCCGCGCGTGAGAACGACCACCCGAATATTGCCTTGCCGCCCGCCCGGACCCGACCTACCTTGTGCGGTACACGGGAAAGGAGGTGGTCTGACTTGCATAGCATTCGGACGCGTGAGGTGGCTGCCAGCTAGCCGCCACTCCGGTCTCCCGACCGAAGTCTGGCCCGTCTCGACTGCAGCGCGACGGGAAGCACCAGGCGGTCGGCGAATACCAGGCAGACACCCGACCCGCAGGCTCGCCGAGGACGTCCCCTCGGCACCTCCCGCCAGGGAGAAGGCCTGCGGGTCGCTGCGTTCCCCGCCCGCGTGCACGGCACCGCGAACCCGTTCCTGATCACCGCGGGGGCGCTGACGGCGTACGCGGTCCTCCGACCCGGACCTCACCGTCTGCCCGCCCGCACTGCGGGACATCGTCGCGGCCTGCCTCGCGAAGGGCCCGGCGACCGCCCCCCTGCCCGCCGACATCGCCGCCGCGTGCCGGGGCGCCGCGACGCCGGGCGCACCCGGGACGTGGCTGCCGCCCGCGCTCGCGGCGGAGGCCCGCGGCCGGGGGGCACCGCCGGAGGGCGCGGCCGCCGCACCACCGATCCCGCCGCCTCCGATGCCGGACGTCGACACGGACCCGACGGTGCGCGTGTCGCCGGCCGCCACAGCCCTGCTCCCCGACGACACGCAGCCCGTCGCCGCCGATCCCCCGGACCGACGTGGCCGATGGCCCTGGATCGCCGCCGGCGCCGCGGTCCTGGCCGTGGCCATCATCGCGGCCGTTGTCGTCCCCCCTCCTCGACGACGACAAGAGCGGGCAATCGGACGGTAGTTCGGCATGGACCGAAGTGAAGTCCGAGGTACCGTTCACCATCTCGGCGCCGGACAT is from Yinghuangia sp. ASG 101 and encodes:
- a CDS encoding transcriptional regulator, which gives rise to MAARSLVTRQPNERLASLIHEAGCSNAGLARRVNMCGAEQGMDLRYDKTSVARWLRGQQPRGAVPNLIAEALGRKLGRPVTVDEIGMADGRSLATNVGLQFAPTPAATVDVVTELWRSDVNRRDFLLNSSVAVAALVAPSRDWLITAPDAEVSRAGGPRVGATDVEAVRATTEMLSVLDHRFGAGHIRPVVVHYLGSVVSGLLNGTYGDATGRDLFAAVSRLTELAGYMAVDTGQPGLAQRYYIQALRLAQAAGDRPYGGYVLAAGMSHLAGNLGNPREITQLARAAQEGSKSIATGQGATATTMAMFHAAEARGHAQLGDMRACESALARAETAMEHSRPEDDPTWIAHFDRAYLADEFAHCYRDLDRPRQAEEAARAALEGHAETRVRRRAVDTLLLATAHLQQNRLDEACAVASDALGLVVRLHSERGQEYLRDFQRRLTPWSGEPVARDFMAAVRAAYEEDEREVVPA
- a CDS encoding bifunctional DNA primase/polymerase, whose translation is MEENLGGSRHTRDTSRDTLAEAAVRYAEERHWDVAPGASVESTATGRRCSCGHSACAAPGAHPRHRDWAAQAAGSPGTIRRWWADHPGAAILLPTGRAFDVIDVAEPAGCLALARLERLGLPLGPVIATPGRRLQFLVMPGARDKMPDLLRRSGWGAPAIDMVCRGDGDYVVAPPSPMGSGGIATWAREPTTANRWLPEARELVDPIAYACTQSASRTRPRRTAARAVR
- a CDS encoding MFS transporter; amino-acid sequence: MANPATTDAADEPPKLRALLSFRGRYRMLHLAMLAFLVSFVLWFDMAPFIDDIGEEFHLTGGQKATLALCNIALTIPARTLIGLLVDRYGPRRVYGALLIFAAVPNTIFALAQSYSMLVISRLMVSIVGAGFVVGIRLVAEWFPKRELGTAEGYYGGWGNFGSAAAALTLPVFVAALADGEGAWRWGVGFAGVLAAVYGVCFLAMARDVPDGKTYERPARKPGLQVTSRPAVFGLMALQVPLAVALGFVVYRLNADYTATTPAGTKTFSGVVNDPTAVVLYAVVALWLAYQIFAVVKSNRGVLRGERPELEHYPFAAVGLLAVAYLVTFGAELTMAAWLPNFFGTLFDMDTTTAATAAACFAGTNLVTRPFGGWLSDRTGRRKLTLLGLLLGAFLCYLVLWRIDSGWPVWQSVALLALASVFIQGGNGAVYAIVPQIQHRVSGQISGLVGAFGNVGGVLFTSLIFLKVVPQTVFLVIGISSLVAGLCCLFLPAVGEVRRGVAPPAEQTAAAVPATAG
- a CDS encoding metal-dependent transcriptional regulator, whose amino-acid sequence is MSALIDTTEMYLRTIFELEEEGVVPLRARIAERLGQSGPTVSQTVARMERDGLLTVEGDRHLELTDEGRHLATRVMRKHRLAECLLVDVIGLPWEQVHAEACRWEHVMSEQVERRLLELLHHPKESPYGNPIPGLEELDREMHADDFMHGLGTLLDVAGPEGKNVVVRRIGEPLQTDAQLMYTLRRAGVRPGAVVSVHESPGGVMAGSGGEAAELSPDIAAHVFVAAR
- a CDS encoding MFS transporter, whose protein sequence is MSRGSGVGGRESARLSRGVPVTPEPVTPETSPGGSAAETAVPETAVPETAVPETAVPVADGPAPPKGSSGGRFRRLAGAVVADVTPLRMSADYRRLWSGATISSLGQQMTALAVAVQAYDLTGSNFSVGLVGLFSLGPLIFFGLVGGAVADSVDRRRLGMITSTGLSVMSLILAVQAVAGLRQVWLLYAVVALQSGFFAVNSPTRAAMIPRLLPAEHLPAANALSMLSMTVSMTAGPLLAGLVIGVWSTQAVYVVDALGFGFALYAMWRLPSMPPLRADGATGPAKRASVAEGFRYLRTRPNVRMTFMADIAAMAFGMPRALFPAVAAAWYGGDAKTVGLLAAAPAVGGFVGAFFSGWLGRVRHQGRAVIWSIVAWGLAIAAFGTTRWLWLGLVFLAVAGCADTISGVFRNTILQVATPDEMRGRLAGVFTVVVAGGPRLGDFGSGSIATLTTERVAVIGGGLACVVAVLLLVLRWRGFWHYDARNPTP